One genomic segment of Mycolicibacterium chubuense NBB4 includes these proteins:
- a CDS encoding CynX/NimT family MFS transporter, producing the protein MTPPVQVEQRRRRDIALLLIGILAVSVNQRPALVAVGPLTDQLRRDLNLGASAASLLTTLPLLCFGVFALAAPALGRRTGMDRAVVAAGIVLIVGIAIRTAPPVPALFVGSAVAGAGIAVMNVLVPAVIKRDFPARLGLVTALYTVMLNGGAALAAGATAPLGHLLHLGWRPTLALWGVLAVAAALLWAPQARRAPAVEPTVTAAHPIRLWRNGLAWAVSMFMGLQSLLFYSLIAWVPTILHDDGLTEAQAGFWLAVLTGAGIVASFAVPLIAARQAMQRPLVIATAALFLTGLAGLIVSPTGLVWLWMLCLGVAQGAGISLAMMMFVHRARDSETSAELSGMAQAVGYLVAAAGPLAAGALRDVTGGWALALALLAACAAALLVTGWIAMADRTVDA; encoded by the coding sequence TTGACGCCGCCCGTCCAGGTCGAACAACGCCGACGGCGCGACATCGCCCTGCTCCTGATCGGCATACTCGCCGTGTCGGTCAATCAGCGCCCCGCTCTGGTCGCCGTCGGCCCCCTGACCGACCAGCTGCGCAGGGACCTGAATCTGGGCGCGAGCGCCGCCAGCCTGCTGACGACGCTGCCCCTGCTCTGCTTCGGCGTGTTCGCACTCGCCGCTCCCGCACTGGGCCGGCGGACGGGGATGGACCGCGCGGTGGTGGCCGCCGGCATCGTGCTGATCGTCGGCATCGCGATACGGACAGCACCCCCGGTGCCCGCGCTGTTCGTGGGGTCGGCCGTCGCCGGGGCCGGTATCGCGGTGATGAACGTGCTGGTTCCCGCGGTGATCAAGCGTGACTTCCCCGCCCGCTTGGGCTTGGTGACCGCCCTCTACACGGTGATGCTCAACGGAGGCGCTGCGCTGGCCGCCGGGGCCACCGCGCCGCTGGGTCACCTCCTGCATCTCGGCTGGCGACCGACGCTGGCCCTGTGGGGCGTCCTCGCCGTCGCGGCTGCACTGCTGTGGGCACCGCAGGCACGCAGGGCTCCCGCGGTCGAGCCGACCGTGACCGCGGCACACCCGATCCGGCTGTGGCGCAACGGTTTGGCGTGGGCGGTGTCGATGTTCATGGGCCTGCAGTCGCTGTTGTTCTACAGCCTGATCGCATGGGTGCCGACGATCCTGCACGACGACGGCCTGACCGAAGCACAGGCCGGGTTCTGGCTGGCCGTGCTGACGGGAGCGGGCATCGTCGCGTCGTTCGCGGTGCCGTTGATCGCTGCGCGGCAGGCCATGCAGCGCCCGCTGGTCATCGCGACGGCCGCGCTGTTCCTGACCGGACTGGCCGGGTTGATCGTCTCGCCGACGGGCCTCGTGTGGCTGTGGATGCTGTGCCTCGGGGTCGCACAGGGCGCGGGCATCAGCCTGGCGATGATGATGTTCGTCCACCGCGCCCGCGACAGCGAGACGTCCGCGGAGTTGTCGGGGATGGCGCAGGCGGTCGGGTATCTCGTGGCCGCCGCCGGGCCGCTGGCAGCCGGCGCGCTTCGCGACGTCACCGGCGGCTGGGCTCTGGCACTCGCGCTGCTCGCGGCCTGTGCCGCCGCGCTGCTGGTGACCGGCTGGATCGCCATGGCCGACCGCACCGTCGATGCGTAG
- a CDS encoding DUF5642 family protein, translated as MSNPKLTLVVACTAVVAVVAACSSGQPADYSRADIAKVAELKSDFGPPFRVSTVGPAAIDPRLLGPQTLPAGLTFDPADCGTSASQETLPKGVKGNMAATTAEGDGVRYIVIAVETSEPVPVNTPTDQCKKVSFTGPGVRGLVEVVDAPQMSDVHTVGTHRVLQTTTAGAARTGELYNYVANFGDFIVIVTANPLVVPDKPVAHVDTQRARDLVSRAVDLVKG; from the coding sequence ATGTCGAACCCGAAGCTGACGCTGGTCGTGGCGTGCACGGCCGTCGTGGCGGTGGTGGCGGCGTGCAGTTCCGGGCAACCGGCGGACTACTCGAGGGCGGACATCGCCAAGGTCGCCGAGCTCAAATCCGACTTCGGTCCGCCGTTCCGGGTGAGCACCGTCGGTCCGGCCGCCATCGATCCGCGACTGCTCGGACCCCAGACGTTGCCCGCCGGCCTGACCTTCGATCCCGCCGACTGCGGCACGTCGGCGAGTCAGGAGACCCTGCCCAAAGGGGTGAAGGGCAACATGGCGGCGACCACTGCCGAAGGCGACGGCGTCCGCTACATCGTGATCGCCGTCGAGACCTCCGAGCCGGTCCCGGTCAACACGCCGACCGACCAGTGCAAGAAGGTGTCGTTCACCGGCCCCGGCGTCCGCGGGCTGGTCGAGGTCGTCGACGCGCCCCAGATGAGCGACGTGCACACCGTCGGCACCCACCGCGTCCTGCAGACCACCACGGCCGGCGCCGCGCGCACCGGCGAGCTCTACAACTACGTCGCGAACTTCGGCGACTTCATCGTGATCGTGACCGCGAACCCGTTGGTGGTCCCCGACAAGCCCGTCGCGCACGTCGACACACAGCGCGCCCGCGACCTCGTCAGCCGGGCCGTCGACCTGGTGAAAGGCTAG
- a CDS encoding LpqN/LpqT family lipoprotein has translation MTILMRAGVIPIAVVALGLGVSACGSDGKPADAGTATTSAASIASAAPTGQGPAASSQAPAPAKTLQDYIKENNIVETPVKKGDPGSPTIDLPAPNGWEDMGSATPDGAYSAISFTADPAMAQNPPTIITKVVKLTGNVDPKKVLEAAPGEVRNLPGFQGPQTGQANTLSGFDATVIGGIYPKDGATRMVAQKTVVIPGQDGLYVLQMNADGTEDQASPLMDATATIDKQAKITP, from the coding sequence ATGACCATCCTCATGCGAGCCGGCGTCATCCCCATCGCCGTCGTCGCACTCGGACTCGGCGTGTCCGCCTGCGGATCGGACGGCAAACCGGCAGATGCGGGCACGGCGACGACATCCGCAGCGAGCATTGCGAGTGCCGCGCCCACCGGCCAGGGACCGGCGGCCAGCAGTCAGGCGCCGGCGCCCGCCAAGACGCTTCAGGACTACATCAAAGAGAACAACATCGTCGAGACGCCGGTGAAGAAGGGCGACCCGGGTTCGCCGACCATCGACCTGCCTGCGCCCAACGGCTGGGAGGACATGGGTTCCGCCACCCCGGATGGGGCGTACTCGGCCATCTCGTTCACCGCCGACCCCGCGATGGCGCAGAACCCGCCGACGATCATCACGAAGGTCGTCAAGCTGACCGGCAATGTCGACCCCAAGAAGGTTCTCGAAGCCGCCCCGGGCGAGGTGCGCAACCTTCCCGGCTTCCAGGGGCCGCAGACCGGGCAAGCCAACACCCTCAGCGGTTTCGACGCCACGGTGATCGGCGGCATCTACCCCAAGGACGGTGCGACCCGCATGGTCGCCCAGAAGACCGTGGTGATTCCCGGCCAGGACGGTCTGTACGTCCTGCAGATGAACGCCGACGGCACCGAGGACCAGGCCTCGCCGCTGATGGACGCCACAGCCACCATCGACAAGCAAGCCAAGATCACGCCCTGA
- a CDS encoding alpha-ketoglutarate-dependent dioxygenase AlkB has product MEQALQSSLFDHADRRELGDGAWLEIRSGWLCQDDAADDSLFAELRDAIPWRAERRQMYDRVLDVPRLVSFHNLVTEPAPHPRLKHLRRRLNDTYAGELGEPFTTAGLCLYRDGNDSVAWHGDNVGRSRTDDTMVAIVGLGATRVFALRPRGGGPSLRLRHNHGDLLVMGGSCQRTWEHAIPKTTRPTGPRISIQFRPHDVR; this is encoded by the coding sequence ATGGAGCAGGCTCTTCAAAGCTCTCTGTTCGACCACGCCGACCGTCGCGAACTGGGCGACGGCGCGTGGCTCGAAATCCGGTCGGGATGGCTCTGTCAGGACGACGCCGCCGACGACTCGCTGTTCGCCGAACTGCGCGACGCGATCCCGTGGCGGGCCGAGCGTCGCCAGATGTACGACCGGGTGCTCGACGTCCCGCGCCTGGTCAGCTTCCACAACCTGGTCACCGAGCCGGCGCCGCATCCGCGGCTCAAACACCTCCGCAGGCGGCTCAACGACACCTACGCGGGCGAACTCGGCGAGCCGTTCACCACCGCCGGACTGTGCCTGTACCGCGACGGGAACGACAGCGTCGCCTGGCACGGCGACAACGTCGGCCGCAGCCGCACCGACGACACCATGGTGGCGATCGTCGGCCTCGGGGCGACAAGGGTTTTCGCACTGCGCCCCCGCGGCGGCGGACCTTCGCTGCGGTTACGCCACAACCACGGCGATCTGCTGGTCATGGGGGGTTCGTGCCAGCGCACGTGGGAGCACGCGATCCCGAAGACCACCCGCCCGACCGGCCCGCGGATCAGCATCCAGTTCCGGCCGCACGACGTGCGCTGA
- a CDS encoding cupin domain-containing protein yields MRTLITGVDAQGKSCVVSHDDVALDQLAPGFAMGIPFATTTSPPPARPGGAAPLIDQGIAPGLVRWMVVDLGPDSETPTHHTDTLDLQTVMSGSVELILDDGAHRLHQGDLVVLTGVDHAWRAGPQGCRLSAILVGTPPPGL; encoded by the coding sequence GTGCGCACGCTGATCACCGGAGTCGATGCCCAGGGCAAATCGTGCGTCGTCAGTCACGACGACGTGGCGCTGGACCAGCTGGCGCCCGGATTCGCGATGGGCATCCCGTTCGCGACCACGACGAGCCCGCCACCGGCCCGCCCGGGCGGCGCCGCTCCGCTGATCGACCAGGGCATCGCTCCCGGACTGGTGCGGTGGATGGTCGTCGACCTGGGCCCCGATTCCGAGACACCCACCCACCACACCGACACTCTCGATCTGCAGACGGTGATGTCGGGCAGTGTCGAACTGATCCTCGACGACGGGGCGCACCGGCTCCACCAGGGCGACCTGGTGGTCCTGACCGGCGTCGACCATGCTTGGCGAGCCGGTCCGCAGGGCTGTCGCCTCAGCGCGATACTGGTCGGCACTCCCCCGCCCGGCCTTTGA
- a CDS encoding GNAT family N-acetyltransferase, which produces MSGLTAVGAAELAALDVFAGVAVEALVPLAEQLRPLSASAGQVLMQQGELAVSFLLIGSGTAEVTHAGIDGHDTVAALTPGLIVGEIALLRDAPRTATVVATEPLSGWVGGREAFATMLEVPGMMDRLVRTARQRLAALITPIPVEMRGGIELYLRPVLPGDNERTANGPVEFSSETLYRRFQSVRGPTKALMSYLFEVDYLDHFVFVLTDGPDGPVVADARFVRDGKNPEVAEIAFIVGDAYQGRGIGTFLMAAISVAAGYDGVKRFTARVLSDNHSMRAILNHFGASWDRDDLGVVTTEIDVPAPSELPIDAELVAQIRAVARQVIRAVG; this is translated from the coding sequence GTGTCCGGACTGACCGCTGTCGGTGCCGCGGAGCTCGCCGCCCTGGACGTCTTCGCGGGCGTGGCGGTCGAGGCGCTGGTGCCGTTGGCCGAGCAACTGCGGCCGCTGTCGGCCTCGGCCGGTCAGGTGCTGATGCAACAGGGTGAACTGGCCGTGTCGTTCCTGTTGATCGGATCGGGTACCGCAGAAGTCACCCATGCGGGCATCGACGGGCACGACACGGTGGCGGCGCTCACGCCGGGCCTCATCGTGGGCGAGATCGCTCTGCTCCGCGATGCGCCGCGCACGGCGACCGTGGTCGCGACCGAGCCGCTGTCGGGCTGGGTCGGGGGTCGCGAGGCGTTCGCCACGATGCTCGAAGTGCCCGGGATGATGGACCGGCTGGTGCGCACCGCGCGCCAGCGCCTGGCAGCGCTCATCACGCCCATCCCGGTCGAGATGCGCGGCGGCATCGAGCTGTATCTGCGTCCGGTGCTGCCCGGTGACAACGAGCGGACCGCCAACGGACCGGTCGAGTTCTCCAGCGAGACGCTCTACCGCCGCTTCCAGTCGGTGCGAGGGCCCACGAAAGCGCTGATGAGCTACCTGTTCGAGGTGGACTACCTCGATCACTTCGTCTTCGTGCTGACCGACGGACCCGACGGGCCGGTGGTCGCCGACGCCCGGTTCGTCCGCGACGGGAAGAATCCGGAGGTAGCCGAGATCGCGTTCATCGTCGGCGATGCGTACCAGGGCCGCGGCATCGGCACCTTCCTGATGGCCGCCATCTCGGTGGCCGCCGGCTACGACGGCGTGAAACGGTTCACCGCCCGGGTACTCAGCGACAATCACTCGATGCGGGCGATTCTCAACCACTTCGGCGCGTCCTGGGACCGCGACGACCTCGGCGTCGTCACGACCGAGATCGACGTTCCCGCACCGAGCGAGTTGCCCATCGACGCCGAGCTGGTTGCGCAGATCCGCGCCGTCGCCCGCCAGGTGATCAGGGCCGTCGGGTGA
- a CDS encoding shikimate 5-dehydrogenase, whose translation MTRPPLNKDTRVCISLAGRPSNIGTRFHNHLYEALGLDFLYKAFTTTDIAGAITGVRALGIRGCSVSMPFKQDVLALVDEVEPSAQAIRSVNTIVNDLSVAGGHLTASNTDYLAVQRLVDDNGLDPAQSVVIRGSGGMANAVAAAFAGRGFATGAVVARNHEAGTALAQRLGYEYVADPGGPCSRGADILVNVTPIGMAGGPDAHDVAFDDTAIRRARTVFDVVALPSETPLIAAARAAGVGVITGAQVIALQAAEQFERYTGVRPSPEQIAEASAVSRA comes from the coding sequence GTGACGCGGCCGCCGCTGAACAAGGACACCCGGGTGTGCATCTCGCTGGCCGGGCGGCCGAGCAACATCGGGACGCGGTTCCACAACCATCTCTACGAGGCGTTGGGGCTGGACTTCCTCTACAAGGCGTTCACCACCACCGACATCGCCGGCGCGATCACAGGTGTACGCGCCCTCGGGATCCGCGGCTGCTCGGTGTCCATGCCGTTCAAGCAGGATGTCCTGGCTCTCGTCGACGAGGTCGAGCCGTCAGCGCAGGCCATCCGATCAGTCAACACGATCGTCAACGACCTCTCCGTCGCCGGTGGGCACCTCACGGCATCCAATACGGATTACCTTGCCGTGCAACGGCTCGTCGACGACAACGGGCTCGACCCCGCGCAGTCGGTGGTGATCCGCGGCAGTGGCGGCATGGCCAACGCCGTCGCGGCCGCGTTCGCAGGCCGCGGCTTCGCCACGGGGGCCGTCGTCGCGCGCAATCACGAAGCCGGCACCGCCCTGGCGCAGCGCCTCGGCTACGAGTACGTCGCCGATCCCGGCGGGCCGTGCAGCCGCGGCGCCGACATCCTCGTCAACGTCACCCCGATCGGCATGGCCGGCGGGCCCGACGCGCACGACGTCGCCTTCGACGACACCGCGATCCGGCGGGCCCGCACCGTGTTCGACGTGGTGGCGCTGCCGTCCGAGACACCCCTGATCGCCGCCGCCCGCGCGGCCGGCGTCGGCGTCATCACCGGCGCGCAGGTGATCGCCCTGCAAGCCGCCGAGCAGTTCGAGCGCTACACCGGCGTGCGGCCCAGCCCCGAGCAGATAGCCGAGGCGTCCGCGGTGTCGCGGGCCTGA
- the arcA gene encoding arginine deiminase: MTDAVLGCNSEVGTLRTVILHRPGPELQRLTPRNNDTLLFDGLPWVARAQQEHDAFAALLRSRGVEVLLLGDLLTEALAHSGAARMHGISAAVDSRRLGVPLAQELSAYLRTLDAAPLARVLMAGMTFDELPFGENELSLVRRMHHGGDFVIDPLPNLLFTRDSSFWIGPRVAITSLAMRARVRETSLTDLIYAHHPRFLGVRRAYESRSAPVEGGDVLLLAPGVVAVGVGERTTPAGAEALARSLFDDDLAHTVLAVPIAQERAQMHLDTVCTMVDTDALVMYPNIQDSLTAFTIRRESGGVKIDRAAPFVAAAADAMGIGKLRVIDTGLDPVTAEREQWDDGNNTLAVAPGVVVAYERNTETNARLTDSGIEVLPIAASELGTGRGGPRCMSCPAGRDPL; the protein is encoded by the coding sequence GTGACGGACGCTGTCTTGGGGTGCAATTCCGAGGTCGGCACGCTGCGGACTGTCATCCTGCACCGGCCCGGCCCCGAATTGCAGCGGTTGACGCCGCGCAACAACGACACGCTGCTGTTCGACGGTCTGCCGTGGGTAGCGAGGGCGCAGCAGGAACACGATGCGTTCGCGGCGCTGCTGCGGTCGCGCGGGGTCGAGGTCCTGTTGCTCGGTGACCTGCTGACCGAGGCGCTCGCCCACAGCGGCGCGGCACGCATGCACGGCATCTCCGCCGCAGTGGACTCCCGGCGTCTCGGTGTGCCGCTGGCGCAGGAACTCTCGGCGTATCTGCGGACGCTGGATGCGGCTCCGTTGGCCCGCGTCCTGATGGCGGGCATGACGTTCGACGAGCTGCCGTTCGGGGAGAACGAGCTGTCGCTGGTGCGGCGCATGCACCACGGCGGCGATTTCGTCATCGATCCGCTGCCCAATCTGCTGTTCACCCGGGACTCGTCGTTCTGGATCGGTCCGCGGGTGGCCATCACCTCACTGGCGATGCGCGCGAGGGTTCGGGAGACGTCGCTGACCGATCTGATCTATGCGCACCACCCGCGATTCCTCGGGGTGCGCCGGGCCTACGAGTCGCGGTCGGCGCCCGTCGAGGGCGGTGACGTCCTGCTGTTGGCCCCTGGCGTGGTGGCCGTCGGCGTGGGGGAGCGCACCACGCCGGCCGGTGCGGAAGCGTTGGCACGCAGTCTGTTCGACGACGACCTCGCACACACGGTGCTCGCGGTGCCGATCGCCCAGGAGCGGGCCCAGATGCACCTCGACACCGTGTGCACGATGGTCGACACCGACGCGCTGGTGATGTACCCGAACATCCAGGACTCCTTGACCGCGTTCACGATTCGCCGCGAGTCCGGCGGGGTGAAGATCGATCGCGCCGCTCCCTTCGTGGCCGCCGCGGCCGACGCGATGGGAATCGGCAAGTTGCGGGTCATCGACACCGGGCTGGATCCGGTGACCGCCGAGCGTGAGCAGTGGGACGACGGCAACAACACGCTGGCGGTGGCGCCCGGTGTCGTGGTGGCTTATGAGCGCAACACCGAGACCAATGCGCGGCTGACGGACTCGGGCATCGAGGTGCTGCCGATCGCTGCGTCGGAGCTCGGCACCGGCCGTGGCGGACCGCGCTGCATGTCGTGCCCGGCCGGCCGCGACCCACTCTAA
- a CDS encoding PE-PPE domain-containing protein, which translates to MRARLTILAAVVTALVGTSPATAHAEVDDGAGTGARVAVLAGAFDKPERTMQQLHGSLCAPPNVCEPLNYMNLGNLGPTIGGASLDDGDAKLDQWVRSTPGKKVVFGHSLGSSVIFKWLREHSFDPSAPPPSDLSFVTTGAPERRGTGYVWTDPEGKNRWRAGQGFGIPANTPYKVVDICRKWDGFCYFIPGDQRSIDGQMSKRHTDYSQIDVNDPANQVNVEGNVTEVLVPTPGLG; encoded by the coding sequence ATGAGAGCACGACTGACAATTCTCGCAGCGGTGGTGACGGCACTCGTCGGCACTTCGCCGGCGACCGCTCACGCGGAGGTCGACGACGGCGCCGGTACCGGAGCGCGGGTCGCGGTGCTCGCCGGTGCCTTCGACAAGCCGGAGCGCACGATGCAGCAGCTGCACGGGTCGCTGTGTGCTCCGCCGAACGTGTGCGAGCCCCTGAACTACATGAATCTCGGCAACCTGGGCCCCACCATCGGCGGGGCCAGCCTCGACGACGGCGACGCGAAACTGGACCAGTGGGTCCGCTCCACCCCGGGCAAGAAGGTCGTCTTCGGACACTCGCTGGGATCGTCGGTCATCTTCAAGTGGCTGCGCGAGCATTCGTTCGATCCGAGCGCGCCGCCGCCGAGTGACCTGAGCTTCGTGACCACCGGCGCCCCCGAACGCCGCGGTACGGGTTACGTCTGGACCGACCCGGAAGGCAAGAATCGTTGGCGCGCCGGGCAAGGGTTCGGAATACCGGCCAACACCCCGTACAAGGTCGTGGACATCTGCCGTAAGTGGGACGGTTTCTGCTACTTCATCCCGGGCGACCAGCGTTCCATCGACGGGCAGATGAGCAAACGGCACACCGACTATTCGCAGATCGATGTCAACGATCCCGCCAATCAGGTGAACGTCGAGGGCAACGTGACCGAGGTGCTGGTCCCGACGCCGGGACTGGGCTGA
- a CDS encoding DUF5642 family protein, producing the protein MRLLAVGAVAVVCAACGTPPAPAPTTATSAPVSLTINPARIDRARSGLPQGYEVAGYTGTPTPMSLWGLRDAAASNPPQCAALAAPGVAAATARGWSASGPGGIVYAVVAETASPPPDATLLGGCGRWTVTAGHTTAAVADRPGPEIVSADTVGMTATTSTVVEGGTQTHSHADTFIAYLGEYLCFVTLVTDPGSPQPALRAGFAADLLTETVSALRG; encoded by the coding sequence GTGAGGCTGTTGGCCGTCGGCGCGGTGGCGGTGGTCTGCGCCGCGTGCGGCACGCCTCCCGCACCGGCGCCGACGACCGCGACGTCCGCACCGGTGTCGCTGACGATCAACCCGGCGAGGATCGACCGGGCGCGGAGCGGGCTGCCCCAGGGATACGAAGTTGCCGGCTACACAGGCACGCCGACACCGATGTCGTTGTGGGGCTTGCGAGATGCGGCGGCATCGAACCCTCCGCAGTGCGCCGCGCTCGCGGCGCCCGGCGTGGCCGCGGCGACGGCGCGGGGCTGGTCGGCCTCCGGTCCCGGAGGGATCGTGTACGCCGTGGTCGCCGAGACCGCATCGCCGCCCCCTGATGCCACGTTGCTGGGCGGGTGCGGACGTTGGACGGTGACCGCCGGGCACACCACCGCAGCGGTGGCCGACCGGCCGGGTCCCGAGATCGTGTCGGCGGACACCGTCGGGATGACTGCGACCACCAGCACCGTGGTCGAAGGCGGCACCCAAACGCACTCGCACGCAGACACGTTCATCGCCTACCTGGGTGAGTACCTCTGTTTCGTCACGCTGGTGACCGACCCCGGATCTCCGCAGCCCGCCCTGCGCGCGGGTTTCGCAGCCGACCTGCTCACCGAAACGGTGTCCGCGCTGCGCGGCTGA
- a CDS encoding DUF5313 domain-containing protein, with protein sequence MSTTKPNLWQYITYAYGRRLPDSMQRWVAEDLAGQGAVRRHMIRCAIPPLFVLAPFWLIPVSLYMHMEMTAPIYIWAVLMALALNKPWRRHRLAQHGLDPNLVDVIKRKKQARMHEDYVRRFGPRPEDAKSQSNSSPF encoded by the coding sequence ATGTCCACCACAAAGCCCAATCTCTGGCAGTACATCACCTACGCGTACGGACGACGCCTGCCGGATTCGATGCAACGGTGGGTGGCCGAGGATCTCGCCGGGCAAGGGGCCGTCCGCCGGCACATGATCCGCTGCGCGATACCGCCGCTGTTCGTGCTGGCCCCCTTCTGGCTGATTCCCGTATCGCTCTACATGCACATGGAAATGACTGCGCCGATCTACATCTGGGCCGTCCTCATGGCACTCGCCCTGAACAAGCCGTGGCGTCGCCACCGCCTGGCACAGCACGGACTCGACCCGAACCTCGTCGACGTGATCAAGCGGAAGAAGCAGGCCCGGATGCACGAGGACTACGTCCGGCGGTTCGGTCCGCGCCCGGAGGACGCGAAGTCCCAGTCGAACAGCAGTCCGTTCTGA
- a CDS encoding MarR family winged helix-turn-helix transcriptional regulator, with protein sequence MAAPVRDVDPLALEQQVCFALAVTNRAVLAVYRPLLEPLGLTHPQYLVMLALWDHLKASDGVASPLSVKQIAASLQLESATLSPMLKRLAALGLITRSRNATDERSTDVSLTDKGIALRERALEIPPAVVARLGVDLVELEQLHQVLTRVNAAALAAGALQS encoded by the coding sequence ATGGCCGCACCCGTCCGTGACGTCGATCCGCTCGCCCTCGAGCAGCAGGTCTGCTTCGCGCTCGCCGTCACCAACCGCGCGGTTCTCGCCGTCTACCGGCCGCTGCTCGAACCACTGGGACTGACCCATCCGCAGTATCTGGTGATGCTGGCGCTCTGGGATCACCTCAAGGCGTCGGACGGCGTCGCCTCGCCGCTGTCGGTCAAACAGATCGCCGCCTCGCTGCAGCTGGAATCGGCCACGCTCTCGCCGATGCTGAAGAGGCTGGCGGCGCTCGGGTTGATCACGCGCAGCCGCAACGCCACCGATGAGCGCTCGACCGACGTGTCCCTGACCGACAAGGGAATCGCGTTGCGTGAGCGCGCACTGGAGATACCACCGGCCGTTGTCGCACGCCTCGGGGTCGACCTGGTCGAGCTCGAGCAGTTGCACCAGGTCCTGACCCGGGTCAACGCGGCCGCGCTCGCTGCCGGCGCACTACAGTCCTGA
- the soxR gene encoding redox-sensitive transcriptional activator SoxR: protein MDRPPELTPGELSARSGVAVSALHFYEREGLITSRRTSGNQRRYPRETLRRVAFIRMSQRLGIPLARIREALATLPSDRVPTSKDWARLSAGWRADLDQRIGHLERLRDNLAGCIGCGCLSLKVCALANPGDVLAAEGPGAARL from the coding sequence ATGGACCGGCCTCCCGAGCTGACCCCCGGCGAGTTGTCCGCGCGCAGCGGTGTCGCGGTGTCCGCCCTGCACTTCTACGAACGCGAGGGCCTGATCACCAGCCGGCGCACCAGCGGCAACCAACGCCGCTACCCGCGCGAGACGCTGCGCCGCGTCGCGTTCATCCGCATGTCGCAGCGGCTGGGCATCCCACTGGCCCGCATCCGGGAGGCGCTGGCCACGCTGCCGTCGGACCGTGTGCCGACGAGCAAGGACTGGGCCCGGCTCTCGGCAGGCTGGCGCGCCGATCTCGACCAGCGCATCGGACACCTCGAGCGGTTACGCGACAACCTCGCCGGCTGCATCGGATGCGGTTGTCTGAGCCTGAAGGTCTGCGCGCTGGCCAATCCCGGCGACGTGCTCGCCGCCGAAGGGCCCGGCGCGGCACGTCTCTAG